Proteins from a genomic interval of Hornefia porci:
- a CDS encoding M20/M25/M40 family metallo-hydrolase produces the protein MIEKNRMYDNMKRLVEVPSVSGTEDEILAARKLEELLYEIPYFAEHKDNVRLVPLENDPFDRVIVTAYLECCPQSKKTVILTGHYDVVDVEEFGSLQKDAYDIEKISREINQLPLDDSARKDFESGEWFFGRGTADMKFGHALCLELLRYYSENGGINGNLLYTAVCGEETNSEGMLRAVPFFNQMTDEKGLDYQALLLTECYTVDDKSREGVHYVHMGASGKIMPMFFFVGESTHGEAPFMGIDPNLLSAEVYRRMSLNVDFCQTARGEATPAPVCLKSMDLKSTYSVSIPMYAASYYNIISVDLDPEVAMSKLKEIAFESFNAANELYDRRISEYEARFGIRSQRHRPQPCVMTFREVNDAAKANYERDRGAGEPDYDAYIDRLIHEWQAENPEMQTTAIRTMKKIYEMSGFNRPMIIISIIPPYYPDVYPDTGDPKVKNLLECLDRTIEYARTEYDTTLEERDYYMGLSDLSYTGLDSSKNFDQLFQNVIGVNHMYSLPEEDLKRFSVPGIVLGGYGKDFHKSTERLNKKYNFEVLPYLYINLINDLLK, from the coding sequence ATGATTGAGAAAAACAGAATGTATGACAACATGAAAAGGCTCGTCGAGGTTCCCAGCGTTTCCGGCACAGAGGATGAGATTCTGGCCGCACGGAAGCTGGAGGAGCTGCTTTATGAGATTCCTTATTTCGCAGAGCACAAAGACAACGTCCGGCTGGTTCCTCTGGAAAACGATCCCTTTGACAGAGTCATCGTCACCGCTTATCTGGAATGCTGCCCGCAGAGCAAAAAGACCGTCATCCTGACCGGCCACTATGATGTGGTAGACGTCGAGGAATTCGGCAGCCTCCAGAAGGATGCATACGATATCGAAAAAATCAGCCGCGAGATCAATCAGCTTCCGCTGGACGACAGCGCCCGAAAGGATTTCGAAAGCGGTGAATGGTTCTTTGGCAGAGGTACCGCGGATATGAAGTTCGGCCATGCTTTGTGCCTGGAGCTCCTCCGCTATTATTCCGAGAACGGCGGCATCAACGGCAATCTTCTGTACACCGCGGTCTGCGGAGAGGAGACCAACTCGGAGGGAATGCTCCGGGCGGTTCCCTTCTTCAATCAGATGACCGATGAGAAAGGACTGGACTACCAGGCCCTTCTGCTGACCGAATGCTATACTGTGGACGACAAATCCAGGGAGGGCGTCCACTATGTCCACATGGGCGCTTCCGGGAAAATCATGCCCATGTTCTTCTTTGTCGGCGAATCCACCCACGGCGAAGCACCATTCATGGGAATTGACCCAAACCTCCTCTCCGCAGAGGTTTACAGGCGCATGAGCCTCAACGTCGATTTCTGCCAGACCGCGCGGGGCGAAGCGACGCCGGCGCCGGTATGCCTGAAAAGCATGGACCTGAAATCGACCTACTCCGTCTCAATCCCGATGTACGCGGCATCCTACTACAACATCATCAGCGTGGATCTGGATCCGGAGGTCGCGATGAGCAAGCTGAAGGAAATCGCCTTTGAGAGCTTCAACGCGGCGAATGAACTGTACGACCGGAGGATCAGCGAATATGAGGCGCGCTTCGGTATCCGTTCTCAGCGTCACCGTCCGCAGCCCTGCGTCATGACCTTCCGGGAGGTGAACGACGCCGCAAAAGCGAACTACGAGCGGGACCGCGGCGCCGGCGAACCGGACTACGACGCCTATATCGACCGGCTGATTCACGAATGGCAGGCCGAAAATCCGGAAATGCAGACCACAGCCATCCGGACCATGAAAAAAATCTATGAGATGTCCGGATTCAACAGGCCGATGATCATCATTTCCATTATTCCCCCATATTATCCGGATGTTTACCCCGATACCGGCGATCCGAAGGTGAAGAATCTGCTGGAATGCCTGGACCGGACCATTGAATACGCCCGGACAGAGTACGACACGACGCTGGAGGAGCGGGACTACTACATGGGGCTGTCCGACCTGAGCTACACCGGGCTGGATTCTTCCAAGAACTTTGACCAGCTGTTCCAGAACGTGATCGGCGTGAACCATATGTATTCGCTGCCCGAGGAAGATCTCAAGCGCTTCTCGGTCCCCGGCATCGTGCTGGGCGGCTACGGAAAGGACTTCCACAAAAGCACCGAACGCCTGAACAAAAAATACAACTTCGAGGTGCTCCCGTATCTGTACATCAACCTGATTAACGATCTGCTGAAGTGA
- a CDS encoding flavodoxin family protein, with translation MAKVLMINGSPDPAGCIHTAMEEAAAILAEQGIETEELQIGNRDIRGCIACRKCKETGKCVFNDLVNETAPKLAEASGLILGSPVYYGNPNGTILSFVQRLFYSCGLDLRMKVGASIVSCRRGGNSATFEALNQFFGICGMPTAPSSYWNDVHGYTKEDVYRDEEGLQTVRNLTLNMAFMIKSIADGKDRYGAPATATDVFTDFIGGR, from the coding sequence ATGGCAAAGGTTCTGATGATTAACGGAAGCCCGGATCCCGCAGGCTGTATACATACAGCGATGGAGGAGGCTGCAGCGATTCTCGCGGAGCAGGGAATTGAGACGGAGGAGCTGCAGATCGGGAACAGAGACATCCGCGGGTGCATCGCCTGCAGAAAGTGCAAGGAAACAGGGAAATGCGTCTTTAATGATCTGGTCAACGAAACCGCGCCCAAGCTGGCAGAAGCGTCCGGCCTGATTCTTGGTTCTCCGGTTTATTACGGGAACCCCAACGGCACAATTCTTTCCTTTGTTCAGCGTCTGTTCTACAGCTGCGGCCTGGATCTCCGCATGAAGGTGGGCGCGTCCATCGTTTCCTGCAGGCGCGGCGGAAACAGCGCGACCTTTGAGGCGCTGAACCAGTTCTTTGGAATCTGCGGCATGCCGACGGCGCCGTCGTCCTACTGGAACGATGTGCATGGTTATACAAAAGAAGACGTCTACAGGGATGAAGAGGGACTGCAGACTGTTCGCAATCTGACATTGAATATGGCGTTTATGATTAAATCCATCGCAGACGGAAAGGACAGATACGGCGCGCCCGCAACAGCGACAGATGTCTTTACGGATTTCATCGGCGGCCGGTAG
- a CDS encoding type II toxin-antitoxin system prevent-host-death family antitoxin — translation MASILPVSDLRNYNEVLKNCRKGEPVYLTKNGRGRFVVVDFEDYERDRAEKKLLMKLQEAEEAVKDSEGWLDLDELKALVGEQDVKIAD, via the coding sequence ATGGCGAGTATTTTACCGGTATCTGATTTGAGAAATTATAATGAAGTCCTGAAAAACTGTCGCAAGGGTGAACCTGTATATCTTACAAAGAATGGCAGAGGTCGTTTTGTGGTGGTGGATTTTGAAGATTATGAACGTGATCGTGCGGAAAAAAAGCTTTTGATGAAGTTGCAGGAAGCCGAAGAAGCAGTGAAAGACAGTGAGGGATGGCTGGATTTGGATGAATTGAAGGCACTTGTGGGGGAACAAGATGTTAAAATTGCGGATTAA
- a CDS encoding aspartate/glutamate racemase family protein, whose amino-acid sequence MNRKIGVIGGMGPMASQLFYKMVTEKTVADRDQDHVPMMILSDPQMPDRTQAILSGKTDEVTARLLEDARTLENCGCDAIAITCNTAHYFADKIADELHIPIIHMIRETAGETAEEATATGNRRVAILATDGTIRTGLYQKALEAQGLEPFVPGSEGQALVMHEIYDCVKAGLPYDREAWADIHRELTGHGCGRALLACTELSVIGSDNDLGDMYKDPLEVLARRVIEFSGHKVKPGR is encoded by the coding sequence ATGAACAGGAAAATCGGTGTAATCGGCGGCATGGGGCCCATGGCCAGTCAGCTTTTTTATAAGATGGTCACGGAGAAAACGGTTGCGGACAGAGACCAGGATCACGTCCCGATGATGATCCTGAGCGACCCCCAGATGCCGGACCGCACGCAGGCGATTCTCAGCGGAAAGACAGACGAGGTCACGGCGCGACTCCTTGAGGACGCACGGACACTGGAAAACTGCGGCTGCGACGCCATCGCGATCACCTGCAACACGGCTCATTACTTTGCGGACAAAATCGCCGATGAACTGCACATCCCGATTATCCATATGATCCGGGAGACTGCCGGAGAAACCGCAGAGGAAGCGACGGCAACAGGAAACCGCAGAGTCGCCATACTTGCCACGGACGGAACCATCCGAACCGGGCTCTACCAGAAGGCGCTGGAAGCGCAGGGACTTGAGCCCTTTGTTCCCGGCTCCGAGGGTCAGGCGCTGGTCATGCACGAGATTTACGACTGTGTCAAGGCGGGTCTGCCATACGATCGGGAGGCCTGGGCAGACATCCACAGAGAACTGACCGGACACGGATGCGGGCGGGCGCTTCTGGCCTGCACGGAGCTTTCCGTCATCGGCAGCGACAACGACCTGGGCGATATGTACAAAGACCCGCTGGAAGTGCTGGCGCGCCGTGTCATTGAATTTTCCGGGCACAAAGTAAAACCGGGCCGGTAA
- the crcB gene encoding fluoride efflux transporter CrcB, with translation MYNCLLVGCGGFVGSVLRYLVSLIPVREHTAFPVNTLVINVAGAFLIGFLAAMVAEHENFSPQMELLLKAGLCGGFTTFSTFALETSELVANGRTAMAIVYVAASMILGVLAVALPQVVFSR, from the coding sequence ATGTACAATTGTCTGCTGGTGGGGTGCGGGGGCTTTGTCGGTTCGGTGCTCCGGTATCTGGTGAGTCTGATTCCGGTCAGGGAGCATACGGCTTTTCCGGTAAACACGCTTGTTATCAATGTGGCCGGCGCATTCCTGATCGGCTTTCTGGCGGCTATGGTAGCGGAGCACGAAAATTTCAGTCCGCAGATGGAACTGCTTCTCAAGGCGGGGCTTTGCGGCGGATTCACAACATTTTCGACTTTCGCACTTGAAACCAGCGAGCTTGTGGCGAACGGAAGGACGGCGATGGCAATTGTCTATGTGGCCGCCAGCATGATTCTCGGGGTTCTGGCGGTGGCACTGCCCCAGGTCGTATTCTCGAGGTAG
- a CDS encoding RDAC family protein, producing MNNLTVMDISRLQLEIEHRFDVHIHIHDTCSGFDLSLDEPNAEVSAWIQDFMRKNGEPLFISDDGLTFVVG from the coding sequence ATGAACAATCTCACTGTTATGGACATCAGCCGCCTGCAGCTTGAAATCGAACACCGCTTCGATGTGCACATTCACATCCACGACACCTGCAGCGGCTTCGACCTGTCGCTTGACGAACCGAATGCGGAGGTATCCGCCTGGATACAGGATTTCATGCGGAAAAACGGAGAGCCCCTGTTCATCTCCGACGACGGGCTGACCTTTGTTGTCGGATAG
- a CDS encoding gamma-glutamylcyclotransferase family protein: MLRNVLKLERRTEGNVDTKEMLNTVRELEGFLHWAPDATDPVWMAGIRSIVEFQREDGFFALLEDFWVPSDARVDFIYIPTYLCSAVLMKAYRTDPGLLEGAVGRALARSLDCCTGRGLSGHGYEGLREQIRAVDFFLTAGVMDFLSDHPDMSRKFTEMFDRIGGQFAMMVRKENFRGAWGEDYEEDIRRVDEALHYTVFVYGTLLRGRSNHRGYLRGCPCIGRGILEGFDMYDVGSFPAIVPGEGCVRGELYRVSRRTLERLDMLEGNGSLYGRRRVCVAAEAYTDKSRCGDGGGAAACDAIVYEYLCSVEGLREIPFEQQPYRG; the protein is encoded by the coding sequence ATGCTGAGAAATGTATTAAAGCTGGAGAGAAGAACTGAAGGAAATGTAGATACTAAGGAGATGCTGAACACTGTCAGAGAACTGGAAGGCTTCCTGCACTGGGCGCCGGATGCGACCGACCCCGTGTGGATGGCGGGAATCCGGAGCATCGTGGAATTTCAGAGGGAGGACGGCTTTTTCGCGCTGCTGGAGGATTTCTGGGTTCCGTCGGATGCGAGGGTGGATTTCATTTACATCCCGACTTACCTTTGTTCGGCGGTGCTGATGAAGGCGTACAGAACTGACCCCGGGCTGCTTGAGGGCGCAGTGGGAAGAGCGCTGGCGAGGAGCCTGGACTGCTGTACAGGAAGGGGACTGAGCGGCCATGGTTATGAGGGGCTGCGTGAGCAGATTCGCGCAGTCGATTTCTTCCTGACGGCGGGAGTGATGGATTTCCTGTCGGACCATCCGGATATGTCCCGGAAGTTTACTGAGATGTTTGACAGGATAGGCGGGCAGTTCGCGATGATGGTCCGTAAAGAGAATTTCCGCGGCGCATGGGGTGAGGACTACGAGGAGGATATCCGGCGCGTCGATGAGGCGCTGCATTATACCGTATTTGTGTACGGCACACTGCTGCGGGGGCGGAGCAACCACCGCGGTTATCTGCGGGGGTGTCCGTGCATCGGGCGCGGAATCCTGGAAGGGTTTGATATGTACGATGTCGGTAGTTTTCCTGCGATTGTGCCGGGTGAGGGGTGCGTCAGAGGCGAGCTTTACCGCGTGAGCAGGAGAACTCTGGAGCGGCTGGATATGCTCGAGGGTAACGGCAGCCTCTACGGCAGAAGGCGCGTGTGCGTGGCGGCGGAAGCATACACGGACAAAAGCCGCTGCGGGGACGGCGGCGGAGCCGCGGCGTGTGATGCCATCGTCTATGAGTATCTCTGCAGTGTAGAGGGGCTGAGAGAAATTCCTTTCGAACAGCAGCCGTATCGGGGTTGA
- a CDS encoding IclR family transcriptional regulator yields the protein MKSDNNVQSVDRALDIIEVLSEESGGLGTTEIAKRLNMNKSTVHRIAATLLNRGYLAKDRNGSYKIGLELIRAVGCYINSLELQTEARPYVAKITGELGLTCHLGVLDGDEVVYIEKMDVFSNVRLYSQIGVHVHAYSCSLGKCLLSNYSAEEVRHIMSNCRFVRFTDKTLSSMDELIADLDAVRRRGWALDDEESEIGHRCLGAPIYDYRGDIIAAISASGPTSVFTEDRIESVASYLTEQAMEISRTMGYTG from the coding sequence ATGAAATCGGATAACAATGTACAGTCTGTGGACCGTGCGCTGGACATCATTGAAGTCCTCTCCGAGGAAAGCGGCGGCCTGGGGACCACTGAAATCGCGAAACGCCTGAACATGAACAAAAGCACCGTGCATCGCATCGCCGCAACGCTGCTGAACCGGGGATATCTGGCGAAGGACAGGAACGGCAGTTATAAAATCGGACTGGAGCTTATCCGCGCGGTCGGATGTTATATCAACAGTCTGGAACTCCAGACGGAGGCCAGGCCCTATGTCGCCAAAATCACCGGAGAGCTCGGACTGACCTGCCACCTCGGCGTACTCGACGGTGACGAGGTCGTATACATCGAAAAAATGGACGTCTTCTCCAATGTGCGTCTCTATTCCCAGATCGGCGTCCACGTCCACGCCTATTCCTGCTCTCTGGGGAAATGCCTTCTTTCCAACTATTCCGCAGAGGAGGTGCGGCACATCATGTCGAACTGCAGGTTCGTCCGATTTACGGACAAAACGCTTTCCTCCATGGATGAACTGATCGCCGACCTGGACGCCGTGCGCCGCCGCGGCTGGGCCCTTGACGATGAAGAATCAGAAATCGGGCACCGCTGCCTTGGCGCTCCCATCTACGACTATCGGGGCGACATCATCGCCGCCATCTCCGCGAGCGGCCCCACCAGCGTCTTCACGGAAGACCGGATCGAGAGTGTCGCGTCGTATCTGACAGAGCAGGCGATGGAGATCTCCCGCACCATGGGATATACCGGCTGA
- a CDS encoding aldehyde dehydrogenase family protein: MKMVINGKYVDSESGKTFDVTNPATGAVIESVPRATEADVKSAVDAAVEGQKIWAEFPVWKRAEVLKKFLQLVEVNKDDLAQTLCAENGKPIREAQAEIGNIPIGFSGFMEHAKHYYGSIIPQGTEQGQDTNLQLITREPIGVVACVIPFNFPCDLFDQKVAPALMMGNAAIVLPSSDNPLTLLKLTGLLCEAGVPNGAIQCLTAPGAVKEAAITDPRVHLVTLTGSTEVGISTARLCADNLTHTALELGGNDAFIVMEDGDVDLAVEELVWGRMYNTGQVCCASKRFLIHNSLKDEFAEKAVARIKRLKVGQPDDPDTEIGCLISEKAAVKVEAQVNKTVEQGGKIILGGHRDGAFYEPTVIVDVPADADVASDMEIFGPVVPIIGFDTEEEAIAIANRSRFGLSSCVFTRDQKTAFRVASKMEAGGAVINGASFFRAFEQPFGGYKDSGIGTEGVFSTFNEMTRSKTIVLKNIF, from the coding sequence ATGAAAATGGTAATAAACGGAAAGTATGTAGACAGTGAAAGCGGAAAAACCTTTGACGTCACCAATCCGGCGACAGGAGCGGTCATCGAATCTGTGCCCCGTGCGACGGAAGCGGATGTGAAATCCGCGGTGGACGCCGCAGTTGAGGGCCAGAAGATCTGGGCGGAGTTTCCGGTCTGGAAGCGCGCTGAGGTGCTGAAGAAGTTCCTTCAGCTGGTAGAGGTGAACAAAGATGACCTGGCGCAGACGCTCTGCGCGGAGAACGGGAAGCCGATTCGTGAGGCGCAGGCGGAGATCGGGAATATTCCCATCGGGTTCAGCGGATTCATGGAGCACGCCAAGCATTATTACGGGAGCATTATCCCGCAGGGCACAGAGCAGGGACAGGATACGAATCTGCAGCTGATCACCCGCGAACCGATCGGCGTCGTGGCCTGTGTCATTCCGTTCAATTTCCCCTGCGACCTGTTTGACCAGAAGGTGGCGCCGGCGCTGATGATGGGGAATGCGGCGATCGTGCTTCCCAGCTCGGACAATCCGCTGACGCTGCTGAAGCTGACCGGACTGCTCTGTGAGGCCGGCGTTCCCAACGGCGCGATTCAGTGTCTGACTGCGCCGGGCGCGGTCAAGGAGGCTGCGATTACAGATCCCAGGGTGCATCTTGTAACTTTGACGGGCAGCACGGAAGTGGGAATTTCCACCGCGAGGCTCTGTGCGGACAATCTGACCCATACTGCTCTGGAGCTGGGCGGCAACGATGCGTTCATTGTCATGGAGGACGGCGATGTGGATCTGGCTGTCGAAGAACTTGTCTGGGGCAGAATGTACAATACCGGTCAGGTCTGCTGCGCGAGCAAGCGGTTCCTGATTCATAACTCTCTGAAGGATGAATTCGCAGAGAAGGCCGTCGCACGGATTAAGCGTCTGAAGGTGGGGCAGCCGGATGATCCGGACACTGAGATCGGATGTCTGATCAGTGAGAAGGCGGCCGTCAAGGTGGAGGCACAGGTGAACAAAACCGTGGAACAGGGCGGAAAGATCATTCTCGGCGGTCACCGGGACGGTGCATTTTATGAGCCGACGGTCATCGTGGATGTGCCGGCCGACGCGGATGTGGCGTCCGACATGGAAATCTTCGGACCGGTCGTTCCGATTATCGGATTCGACACCGAGGAGGAAGCGATTGCCATCGCAAACCGCTCCAGATTCGGACTTTCCAGCTGCGTATTCACCCGTGACCAGAAGACGGCGTTCCGCGTTGCGTCCAAAATGGAGGCCGGCGGTGCGGTCATCAACGGAGCCAGTTTCTTCCGCGCATTCGAGCAGCCTTTCGGAGGCTACAAAGACAGCGGAATCGGTACCGAGGGCGTATTCTCAACCTTCAATGAGATGACCCGCAGTAAGACGATTGTACTGAAAAATATTTTCTGA
- a CDS encoding amino acid permease has product MSKKVPCIQHVMDTSQGLNRHMTTRAAIMTGVGGTIGTGLFLSSGDVISTAGPGGAIVMYLIGGLIVWLMTTCLGEMSAAMPVSGSLQAYSTEFIGPAMGFTIGWVNWIGGAMTITAQVVASAIIMRDIIPNSPTWLWIVVFSALLFGVNMLDVKIFGNISFWASSIKLIMIVAFIIVGAGMMGGLGSGDAVGFSNFSDGAFPTGLAGMGAVILTSFYAYAGTEIVASTAGEIQDENKMGRAINITLLVLIGSVVISIAIVAALLPWQQANVLGSPFVYVFRNAGMPSAALIVNIVVLTSALTSGNYFTFACARYLWSMAKFEQAPKYFAKTNKNGVPARSLIVSMLFAMIGIVAQFVAEDTVYLFIVYFIGGANIFMYSVICISQYRFRKRYVAEGGDLKDLKFRVASYPLVPVLGVLAFLIMLVVSLIDASQRTGIIVSAICYIGIYVLATLYVKKHGDARAKNIDM; this is encoded by the coding sequence ATGAGTAAGAAAGTGCCATGCATTCAGCATGTGATGGACACCAGCCAGGGTCTGAACAGACACATGACGACCCGCGCCGCGATCATGACCGGCGTCGGCGGTACCATCGGAACGGGACTGTTTCTGAGTTCCGGAGACGTTATTTCCACAGCCGGACCGGGCGGAGCCATCGTGATGTACCTCATCGGAGGCCTGATCGTCTGGCTGATGACCACCTGCCTGGGCGAAATGTCTGCCGCCATGCCGGTTTCCGGAAGTCTGCAGGCCTATTCCACAGAATTTATCGGTCCGGCCATGGGTTTCACCATCGGCTGGGTCAACTGGATCGGCGGCGCGATGACCATCACCGCACAGGTTGTGGCCTCCGCCATCATCATGCGGGACATCATCCCCAATTCGCCCACATGGCTCTGGATCGTTGTATTCTCTGCACTGCTGTTCGGCGTCAATATGCTGGACGTAAAAATTTTCGGAAACATCTCCTTCTGGGCCTCCTCAATTAAACTGATCATGATCGTTGCCTTCATCATCGTAGGCGCAGGAATGATGGGGGGTCTCGGAAGCGGAGACGCAGTAGGATTTTCCAACTTCAGCGACGGTGCGTTCCCGACCGGTCTCGCCGGAATGGGAGCAGTCATTCTGACGTCCTTCTACGCCTATGCCGGAACGGAGATCGTTGCGTCTACAGCCGGTGAGATTCAGGACGAGAACAAAATGGGCCGGGCCATCAACATCACTCTTCTGGTTCTGATCGGCTCCGTCGTAATCAGCATCGCCATCGTCGCGGCCCTGCTCCCCTGGCAGCAGGCAAACGTTCTGGGCAGCCCCTTTGTCTACGTATTCCGCAACGCCGGAATGCCCAGCGCAGCCCTGATCGTCAACATCGTTGTTCTGACCTCCGCGCTGACCTCGGGCAACTACTTCACCTTCGCCTGCGCGCGGTACCTGTGGTCCATGGCCAAGTTTGAACAGGCGCCGAAGTATTTCGCAAAGACCAACAAAAACGGCGTGCCGGCTAGATCGCTGATCGTCTCCATGCTCTTCGCGATGATCGGCATCGTCGCTCAGTTCGTCGCAGAAGACACCGTATATCTGTTCATCGTATACTTCATCGGAGGCGCCAACATCTTCATGTATTCCGTAATCTGCATTTCCCAGTACAGATTCAGAAAGCGCTATGTCGCAGAGGGCGGCGATCTGAAGGATCTGAAGTTCCGGGTCGCAAGCTATCCTCTGGTACCGGTTCTGGGCGTTCTGGCCTTCCTGATCATGCTGGTCGTATCCCTTATCGACGCCTCGCAGCGCACAGGAATCATCGTCAGCGCGATCTGCTACATCGGAATCTACGTCCTTGCGACGCTTTATGTAAAGAAACACGGCGACGCGAGAGCGAAGAATATCGATATGTAG
- a CDS encoding FIST signal transduction protein yields MLSAKTGTSVNASPELAGKEAAAAVKAVEDAKVAFVYSGVQYDTKALLGAVSKELPGVPLIGNTSFTGVITDQGFVTGDDGFVGIMAMGDADMTVGVAGSPKEGDARATGHKVAVEAMKNAGKDCAPDYFFMVASPGEEEFYLKGITEVIGRVPMFGGSAADNTITGEWVLYTSDMVTPDGVAVAFFYTDKAFADVYTGAYKETEKVGIITKVEDYRKICEIDGVPALEKYMEWTGAKKDEIEGGNLLGYSVTAPVGVKDPLGDLIAIRHPQSANEDMTFNIGNNAAVGTAMILMEGSVDQLISSTGETLEKLKTKLGKEPGAYMLVHCGGRRAGIGDRIDEVAKALKDAAGGVPFITEFTFGEFGYEDDGRNTCGGLMLSFAGFEK; encoded by the coding sequence ATGTTGAGTGCAAAAACCGGAACAAGTGTGAACGCCAGCCCGGAGCTGGCGGGAAAAGAAGCTGCGGCTGCAGTAAAGGCGGTTGAGGACGCGAAGGTGGCGTTCGTTTACAGCGGCGTCCAGTATGACACAAAGGCATTGCTGGGAGCGGTCAGTAAAGAGCTTCCCGGGGTACCTCTGATCGGCAACACTTCCTTTACGGGAGTCATTACGGATCAGGGCTTTGTGACCGGAGACGACGGATTCGTAGGAATCATGGCGATGGGGGATGCGGACATGACCGTCGGAGTCGCGGGATCTCCAAAAGAGGGTGACGCACGGGCGACAGGCCACAAGGTCGCGGTCGAGGCGATGAAAAACGCCGGAAAGGACTGCGCTCCGGATTATTTCTTCATGGTAGCCTCTCCGGGTGAAGAGGAATTCTATCTGAAGGGAATCACGGAGGTCATCGGACGCGTTCCGATGTTCGGCGGAAGCGCCGCGGACAATACGATTACAGGAGAGTGGGTTTTGTACACCTCGGACATGGTTACGCCGGACGGCGTTGCGGTAGCCTTCTTCTACACCGACAAAGCCTTTGCCGATGTATATACAGGTGCATATAAGGAGACTGAGAAGGTCGGCATCATCACGAAGGTCGAGGATTACCGGAAGATCTGCGAGATTGACGGAGTTCCGGCGCTGGAGAAATACATGGAGTGGACCGGCGCTAAGAAAGATGAAATTGAGGGCGGAAATCTCCTGGGATATTCGGTTACCGCTCCGGTGGGAGTGAAGGATCCTCTGGGAGACCTGATTGCGATCCGGCATCCCCAGAGTGCGAACGAGGACATGACCTTCAATATTGGCAACAACGCGGCGGTCGGTACAGCGATGATCCTGATGGAAGGGTCTGTCGATCAGCTGATTTCCTCTACCGGTGAGACGCTGGAGAAGCTGAAGACAAAGCTCGGGAAGGAGCCCGGTGCCTATATGCTGGTTCACTGCGGCGGCAGAAGAGCGGGCATCGGCGATCGCATCGATGAGGTTGCGAAGGCGCTGAAGGACGCCGCCGGCGGCGTTCCCTTCATCACCGAGTTCACCTTCGGCGAGTTCGGATATGAGGACGACGGCAGAAACACCTGCGGAGGGCTGATGCTTTCCTTTGCGGGATTCGAAAAATAG
- a CDS encoding DUF1304 domain-containing protein, translating to MTIITKVLAALTALEFLYIMYLETFATASERTSKVFGMELDELERKSVNTLFKNQGVYNGLLAVLILLAAFLFVSKTAVMLLMGYIVLVALYGSITSNPRIILMQGGLAILTLISGLF from the coding sequence ATGACGATAATCACAAAAGTACTGGCGGCGCTGACAGCGCTGGAATTTCTGTATATCATGTATCTTGAGACCTTTGCGACGGCGTCGGAAAGAACGTCGAAGGTTTTCGGGATGGAGTTGGACGAGCTGGAACGGAAGTCGGTTAATACTTTGTTCAAGAACCAGGGTGTATACAACGGCCTGCTTGCGGTGCTGATTCTGCTGGCAGCGTTTCTGTTTGTCAGTAAAACCGCGGTCATGCTTCTGATGGGCTATATTGTGCTTGTAGCGCTCTACGGCAGTATCACCAGCAATCCCAGGATCATACTCATGCAGGGCGGACTGGCGATTCTGACGCTGATTTCCGGGCTTTTCTGA
- a CDS encoding helix-turn-helix domain-containing protein yields the protein MTLSENIKNLRKRAVMTLEQLADKLGVTRQTVSKWKITYLFRMQIYCLRRQMFLTLR from the coding sequence ATGACGCTCAGTGAAAATATAAAAAATTTGCGCAAACGAGCAGTAATGACTCTGGAACAACTTGCTGATAAACTCGGCGTTACAAGACAGACCGTGTCAAAATGGAAAATAACATATCTGTTCAGGATGCAGATATATTGTCTGAGACGGCAGATGTTTTTGACGCTTCGGTAA